A DNA window from Loxodonta africana isolate mLoxAfr1 chromosome 7, mLoxAfr1.hap2, whole genome shotgun sequence contains the following coding sequences:
- the LOC100659794 gene encoding olfactory receptor 5D18, translating to MLLSDRNKSGATFTLLGFSDYPELQVPLFLVFLAIYSVTVVGNLGMIIIIKINPILHTPMYFFLSHLSFMDFCYSSIVAPKMLRNLVVEDRTISFLGCVVQFFFFCTFVVTENFLLAVMAYDRFVAICNPLLYTVTMSQGLCAMLVVRSYAWGVGCSLILTCSALKLSFRGPNTINHFFCEFSSLLSLSCSDTSLSQLLLFIVVTFNEVSTLLIILTSYVFIVVTILKMHSVSGRRKAFSTCASHLSAIMIFHGTILFLYCVPNSKNSRHTVKVASVFYTVVIPMLNPLIYSLRNKDVKNTVSKIMDTKIFSHCVLF from the coding sequence ATGCTATTGTCAGACAGAAATAAAAGTGGGGCCACTTTCACCCTTTTAGGTTTCTCAGATTACCCAGAACTGCAGGTTCCTCTTTTCTTGGTATTTCTGGCCATCTACAGTGTCACTGTTGTAGGGAATCTTGGAATGATTATAATCATTAAAATTAATCCCATactgcacacccccatgtactttttcctcagccacctgTCATTCATGGATTTCTGCTATTCTTCCATCGTTGCTCCCAAAATGCTGAGGAACCTAGTTGTAGAAGACAGAACCATTTCATTTTTAGGATGTGTagttcaattctttttcttttgtaccTTTGTGGTGACTGAAAACTTTTTATTAGctgtaatggcctatgaccgctttgtagccatttgcaaccctctgctctacacagttACCATGTCCCAGGGACTCTGTGCTATGCTGGTGGTCAGATCATATGCATGGGGAGTAGGGTGTTCCTTGATACTCACATGCTCTGCTTTGAAATTGTCTTTTCGTGGTCCCAATACAATCAATCACTTCTTCTGTGAGTTCTCCTCACTTCTGTCTCTGTCTTGCTCTGATACTTCTCTAAGCCAGTTGCTGCTTTTCATCGTTGTTACTTTTAATGAGGTGAGTACATTACTCATCATTCTCACTTCTTATGTGTTTATCGTTGTCACCATCTTAAAAATGCATTCAGTCAGTGGTCGTCGTAAGGCATTCTCTACCTGTGCCTCTCATCTGTCTGCTATCATGatcttccatggcaccatcctCTTCCTCTATTGTGTGCCCAACTCCAAAAACTCCAGGCACACCGTCAAAGTAgcctctgtgttttacacagtggtgatccccatgttgaatcccttgatctacagcctgaggaataaggatgtcaagaaTACAGTCAGCAAGATAATGGACACTAAAATCTTTTCTCATTGCGTGTTATTTTAG
- the LOC135232076 gene encoding olfactory receptor 5D18-like encodes MLLSDRNKSRATFTLLGFSDCQELQVPLFLVFMAIYGVTVVGNPGIIVIIRINRKMHAPMYFFLSHLSFVDFCYSSIVAPKMLVNIVVEDRTISFLGCVVQFFLFCTFVVTGSFLLAVMAYNRFVAICNPLLYTVAMSQRCCTMLVVGSYAWGIACSFVLTCSALKLSFHGFDTINHFFCKFSSLLSLSCSDTSLSQLLLFIFATFNEVSTLLNILTSYVSIVVTILKMHSASGRHKAFSTCASHLTAITIFDGTILFLYCVPNTKNSRGTVKVASVFYTVVIPMLNPLIYSLRNTDVKNIVIKIMDTKVFSH; translated from the coding sequence ATGTTATTGTCAGACAGAAATAAAAGCAGGGCGACGTTCACCCTTTTGGGCTTCTCAGATTGCCAAGAACTGCAGGTTCCCCTCTTCTTGGTATTTATGGCCATCTACGGTGTCACTGTTGTAGGGAATCCTGGGATAATTGTAATCATTAGAATTAACCGCAAGATGCAcgcccccatgtactttttcctcagccacctctcaTTTGTGGATTTCTGCTATTCTTCCATCGTTGCTCCCAAGATGCTGGTGAACATAGTTGTAGAAGACAGAACCATTTCATTTTTAGGATGTGTAGTgcaattttttctcttttgtacctTTGTGGTGACTGGATCTTTTCTATTAGCTGTAATGGCCTATAACCGCTTTGTGGCCATTTgcaaccctctgctctacacagttgCCATGTCCCAGAGATGCTGCACTATGCTGGTGGTGGGATCATATGCATGGGGAATAGCATGTTCCTTTGTTCTGACATGCTCTGCTTTGAAATTATCTTTCCATGGTTTCGACACAATCAATCACTTCTTCTGCAAATTCTCCTCACTTCTGTCTCTTTCTTGCTCTGATACTTCTCTTAGTCAGTTGTTGCTTTTCATCTTTGCCACTTTTAATGAGGTGAGTACATTACTCAACATTCTCACATCTTATGTGTCCATcgttgtcaccatcttgaaaatgCATTCAGCCAGTGGTCGTCATAAGGCGTTCTCTACCTGTGCCTCTCATCTGACTGCCATCACTATCTTCGATGGTACCATCCTCTTCCTCTACTGTGTGCCCAACACCAAAAACTCCAGAGGTACCGTCAAAGTAgcctctgtgttttacacagtggtgatccccatgttgaatcccttgatctaCAGTTTGAGGAATACGGATGTCAAGAATATAGTCATCAAGATAATGGACACCAAAGTCTTTTCTCATTGA